A genomic window from Anthonomus grandis grandis chromosome 2, icAntGran1.3, whole genome shotgun sequence includes:
- the LOC126747518 gene encoding uncharacterized protein LOC126747518 isoform X2, which translates to MASITEGTLKQYSSCFKKYWVFCLNKREDPLVYNLQIYLDFLVDILNKGNSFSVINSYRSALNLLFSPSTIDEKIINRFLKGVSNIRPPKPKYSFTWNPDPVLKYLEALYPLDSLSLEDLTYKLVTLMALVSASRVQTLSMIKINNINVSLERIEIQITDRIKTTALGRNQPLLIFPYFRNKPQLCVASTIETYIKITEPHRKVKEQNLFLTIKKPFHAASSQTISHWIKKTLNQAGVDTSIFSAHSVRHASTSAAFRAGVSIEQIKNTAGWTPFSNTFFNYYNKPLKEPNDKFAKAIIK; encoded by the coding sequence ATGGCCTCTATAACAGAGGGCACCCTTAAGCAATATTcttcgtgttttaaaaaatattgggttttctgtttaaataaaagAGAAGATCCATtagtatataatttacaaatatatttagaCTTTTTAGTGGACATTCTGAACAAGGGGAACTCCTTTTCAGTAATTAATTCTTATAGGTCGGCATTAAACTTATTATTCAGCCCATCTACAAtagatgaaaaaattataaataggtttttaaaaggAGTATCTAACATACGTCCACCAAAACCAAAGTACAGCTTTACGTGGAACCCTGATCCGGTTTTGAAATACTTAGAAGCATTATACCCGTTAGATAGTTTAAGTTTAGAGGACTTAACTTATAAGCTTGTCACACTTATGGCATTAGTGTCAGCTAGTAGAGTACAAACCCTTTccatgattaaaataaataatattaacgtATCTTTAGAGAGAATCGAAATTCAAATTACAGATAGGATAAAGACAACCGCTTTAGGAAGAAACCAACCCTTACTAATCTTTCCTTACTTTAGAAACAAACCACAATTATGTGTGGCGTCCACTATAGAGACCTACATTAAAATTACAGAGCCTCATCGTAAGGTTAAAGAACAAAATCTCTTTCTTACTATTAAAAAGCCTTTTCACGCCGCGTCATCGCAAACCATTAGTCATTGGATCAAGAAGACCTTGAATCAAGCAGGAGTAGATACGTCTATTTTTTCGGCTCATAGTGTACGCCACGCATCAACCTCTGCAGCGTTTAGGGCAGGTGTTAGtatagaacaaataaaaaatacagcgGGTTGGACACCTTTTTCAAATacgttttttaactattataatAAACCGTTAAAAGAACCAAATGACAAGTTTGCTAAGGCTATTATTAAGTAA
- the LOC126747518 gene encoding uncharacterized protein LOC126747518 isoform X1 yields MSKRSSSFVRRDKSGEIKRLKRQLKDMQEQLTNILSSSSSSEESPDASDNESQESQVLGALPTTNQLHPLEPEITIIEDSATQANTNIPEQNITGLGINPDCVTTEGKPLHEEIVVRWTSYLLKGLTKDQRREIINKYKIPANCKALIPPQVNSEIQACLPRAAHEHDCFMIALQEQLAHGLSAVGTVLEKMLPFPEQANELKILADACQLFTNIHNAISTHRKFKIVPHLNGDCKKVAKTMEIDEFLFSKNFAEAVKNEQSMKKSSTIFKKKAVPSSYSAPGTSGYHQPSYLNYQRQPNRDRMKQKKERKPSDRYHKQSVRKYPYRK; encoded by the exons atgtcgaAACGATCTAGTTCCTTTGTTCGCCGGGATAAAAGTGGtgaaataaaacgtttaaaaagACAATTAAAAGATATGCAGGAGCAATTAACCAATATTCTAAGTTCATCTAGTTCCAGCGAGGAATCACCAG ATGCTTCAGATAATGAGTCACAAGAATCACAAGTTCTGGGTGCTTTACCAACAACCAATCAATTGCATCCCTTAGAGCCAGAAATTACAATAATTGAGGATAGTGCTACCCAGGCAAATACTAATATTCCAGAACAAAATATTACTGGACTTGGTATTAACCCCGATTGCGTTACTACTGAAGGAAAACCCCTACATGAGGAAATTGTGGTTCGATGGACCTCATATTTGTTAAAAGGCCTAACTAAAGATCAGAGAAGggagataataaataaatataaaattccagCTAACTGTAAAGCTCTGATTCCTCCCCAGGTCAATAGTGAGATTCAGGCTTGCTTGCCAAGAGCAGCGCACGAACATGATTGTTTCATGATAGCACTCCAAGAGCAACTGGCTCATGGACTATCAGCAGTGGGGACTgtgttagaaaaaatgttacCATTTCCAGAACaggcaaatgaattaaaaatcttGGCAGACGCCTGTCAGTTGTTCACCAATATACATAATGCCATCTCAACTCATCGTAAGTTTAAAATAGTTCCTCACCTAAACGGGGACTGTAAAAAAGTGGCAAAGACGATGGAAATAGATGAATTTTTATTCAGTAAAAATTTTGCTGAGGCAGTTAAAAATGAACAATCCATGAAGAAATCTAGCACCATCTTCAAGAAGAAAGCTGTACCTTCATCATACAGCGCCCCGGGTACTTCAGGTTACCATCAGCCCAGCTATTTAAACTACCAGCGTCAACCGAACAGGGACAGAATGAAACAAAAGAAGGAGAGGAAGCCATCAGATCGTTACCACAAGCAGAGTGTCAGGAAATATCCATACCGGAAGTGA